One genomic region from Cellulomonas hominis encodes:
- a CDS encoding response regulator, producing the protein MTETIRVAVVDDQQLVRAGFRLVIDSQPDLSVVLEAGDGAQAVQALTPGTSQSRLVGPVDVVLMDVRMPTMDGLAATERIVAAGTPEQPAPRIIVLTTFDLDEYVMSAIRAGASGFLLKDAPPEDMLAAIRTVHHGDAVIAPSSTRRLLEHLVTALPAEHPRSDAADEALASLTEREREVLVLMARGRSNTEIGSDLYVAEATVKTHVGRILAKLGARDRVQAVVLAYETGLVVPGS; encoded by the coding sequence ATGACCGAGACGATCCGCGTGGCCGTGGTGGACGACCAGCAGCTCGTGCGGGCGGGGTTCCGGCTCGTCATCGACTCCCAGCCCGACCTGTCCGTCGTCCTCGAGGCCGGCGACGGGGCGCAGGCCGTGCAGGCCCTCACCCCCGGCACGTCGCAGTCCCGGCTGGTCGGGCCGGTCGACGTCGTGCTCATGGACGTCCGGATGCCGACGATGGACGGCCTGGCCGCCACCGAGCGGATCGTCGCCGCCGGCACCCCGGAGCAGCCCGCGCCGCGGATCATCGTGCTCACGACGTTCGACCTGGATGAGTACGTGATGTCCGCGATCCGGGCCGGAGCCAGCGGGTTCCTGCTCAAGGACGCCCCGCCGGAGGACATGCTCGCGGCCATCCGCACCGTGCACCACGGGGACGCGGTCATCGCGCCCTCGTCCACCCGCCGCCTGCTCGAGCACCTCGTGACCGCGCTGCCCGCGGAGCACCCCCGCTCCGACGCCGCGGACGAGGCGCTCGCGTCGCTCACGGAGCGGGAGCGCGAGGTGCTGGTGCTCATGGCGCGCGGCCGGTCGAACACGGAGATCGGGTCCGACCTGTACGTCGCCGAGGCCACCGTGAAGACGCACGTCGGGCGGATCCTGGCCAAGCTCGGCGCCCGCGACCGGGTGCAGGCCGTCGTGCTGGCGTACGAGACCGGTCTGGTGGTCCCCGGCTCCTGA
- a CDS encoding response regulator transcription factor produces the protein MTQVLLAEDDPAIAEPLARALGREGYDVRVQGTGQGAIDRASEADLVVLDLGLPDMDGLDVARAIRNQGLTTPVLVLTARADEVDLVVGLDAGADDYVTKPFRLAELLARVRALLRRTGGDTPDEDELRGQDVRVDVAAHRAFQGDRELHLTAKEFDLLRVLVGAVGTVVARETLMREVWGSDPTGSTKTLDMHVSWLRRKLGDDASAPRYISTVRGMGFRFESGEGVRG, from the coding sequence ATGACCCAGGTGCTGCTGGCGGAGGACGATCCGGCGATTGCCGAGCCTTTGGCGCGGGCGCTGGGCCGTGAGGGGTACGACGTCCGGGTGCAGGGCACCGGTCAGGGGGCCATCGACCGCGCGAGCGAGGCCGACCTGGTGGTGCTCGACCTCGGTCTGCCGGACATGGACGGGCTCGACGTGGCGCGGGCCATCCGCAACCAGGGGCTGACCACCCCGGTGCTGGTGCTGACCGCGCGGGCCGACGAGGTCGACCTGGTGGTCGGCCTCGACGCCGGCGCCGACGACTACGTGACCAAGCCGTTCCGGCTGGCGGAGCTCCTGGCCCGCGTCCGGGCGCTCCTGCGGCGCACGGGTGGCGACACCCCGGACGAGGACGAGCTGCGCGGCCAGGACGTCCGGGTGGACGTCGCGGCGCACCGCGCGTTCCAGGGCGACCGCGAGCTGCACCTCACCGCGAAGGAGTTCGACCTGCTGCGGGTCCTCGTCGGGGCGGTCGGCACGGTCGTCGCCCGGGAGACCCTCATGCGCGAGGTCTGGGGCTCCGACCCGACCGGCTCCACGAAGACCCTCGACATGCACGTGTCCTGGCTGCGCCGCAAGCTCGGCGACGACGCGAGCGCCCCGCGGTACATCAGCACCGTGCGCGGGATGGGCTTCCGGTTCGAGTCGGGCGAGGGCGTCCGGGGCTGA
- a CDS encoding ATP-binding protein, whose product MRRRVLQATIAAVTVAVVLLGFPLAFLGAQYVRDNEIGSLETRASDLARAIDNRVQEGSPLSDDMLEPYVERGGGVPVSLFVIAGDGARYQAGPEVPERSITITETSTTGARITMYAPWWDVFLMSAQIMGLVVAAALVAFAAGIAMAIWQANRLAAPLVYLAASAEQLGSGQVRPQLEPSGVEEIDLVAAELARSADRMAGRLAAERQFASDASHQLRTPLTALTMRLEEIMLASDDAAVREEARISLEQVERLVTVVDDLLTRSRRAQGGTTEAVRLVDVVHQQEEEWRPTFEAAGRRLAIEVDADAQVLATPGALAQVLATLIENSLRHGGGTTTVRSRKGASGAVVVEVADEGDGVPDDLAPRIFEREVTSGQGTGLGLALARDLASADGARLELAQRRPAVFALFLTGVPAAMAPDVVLPRGSVISPRVERTRRRR is encoded by the coding sequence GTGCGCCGCCGCGTCCTGCAGGCCACCATCGCGGCCGTCACGGTCGCCGTCGTGCTGCTCGGCTTCCCGCTCGCGTTCCTGGGCGCCCAGTACGTCCGCGACAACGAGATCGGGTCCCTGGAGACCCGCGCGTCCGACCTCGCGCGCGCGATCGACAACCGGGTCCAGGAGGGCTCGCCGCTCTCGGACGACATGCTCGAGCCGTACGTCGAGCGCGGCGGTGGCGTCCCGGTCAGCCTGTTCGTGATCGCCGGTGACGGCGCGCGCTACCAGGCCGGCCCGGAGGTGCCCGAGCGGTCGATCACCATCACCGAGACCTCGACCACGGGGGCGCGGATCACGATGTACGCGCCGTGGTGGGACGTGTTCCTCATGAGCGCGCAGATCATGGGGCTGGTGGTCGCGGCCGCGCTCGTGGCGTTCGCCGCGGGCATCGCGATGGCGATCTGGCAGGCCAACCGGCTGGCCGCGCCGCTGGTGTACCTCGCGGCCTCGGCGGAGCAGCTCGGCTCGGGGCAGGTCCGGCCGCAGCTCGAGCCGTCCGGGGTGGAGGAGATCGACCTGGTCGCCGCCGAGCTCGCCCGCAGCGCCGACCGGATGGCCGGCCGGCTCGCGGCCGAGCGGCAGTTCGCCTCGGACGCCTCGCACCAGCTCCGCACCCCGCTGACCGCGCTGACCATGCGGCTCGAGGAGATCATGCTGGCCTCCGACGACGCCGCGGTGCGCGAGGAGGCCCGGATCTCGCTGGAGCAGGTCGAGCGGCTGGTCACCGTCGTCGACGACCTGCTCACCCGGTCGCGGCGCGCGCAGGGCGGCACCACCGAGGCGGTGCGGCTGGTGGACGTCGTGCACCAGCAGGAGGAGGAGTGGCGCCCGACGTTCGAGGCCGCGGGCCGGCGGCTCGCGATCGAGGTAGACGCCGACGCCCAGGTGCTCGCGACCCCGGGCGCGCTGGCGCAGGTGCTGGCCACGCTCATCGAGAACTCGCTGCGGCACGGCGGCGGCACCACGACGGTCCGGTCCCGGAAGGGCGCGTCGGGCGCGGTCGTCGTCGAGGTCGCGGACGAGGGCGACGGCGTGCCCGACGACCTCGCGCCCCGGATCTTCGAGCGGGAGGTCACCTCCGGGCAGGGCACCGGCCTGGGGCTCGCGCTGGCCCGCGACCTCGCGTCGGCCGACGGTGCGCGTCTCGAGCTCGCGCAGCGGCGTCCCGCGGTGTTCGCGCTGTTCCTCACCGGCGTCCCCGCGGCGATGGCTCCCGACGTCGTCCTGCCGCGCGGCTCGGTGATCTCGCCCCGGGTCGAGCGCACGCGCCGCCGTCGCTGA
- a CDS encoding GtrA family protein: MPVSPAPGGVLDTPGTGPGRGLRDRLRAPLRARVLELARFGSVGTVAFVVDMGSYNLLRFGPADLLHDKPLTARVVAVALATLVSWLGNRHWTFADQRSHRRGRELALFTVINLLGIAATVGTLAFSHYVLGRSGPFADNVANLVGIALGTVVRYVGYKLWVFTGPSGPPTALAQVGHSARHAVELREGPDRGT, translated from the coding sequence GTGCCCGTCTCCCCTGCGCCCGGCGGCGTGCTCGACACCCCCGGGACCGGCCCCGGCCGCGGTCTGCGCGACCGCCTCCGGGCGCCGCTGCGCGCCCGCGTGCTCGAGCTCGCCCGGTTCGGCTCCGTCGGGACCGTCGCGTTCGTCGTGGACATGGGGTCGTACAACCTGCTGCGCTTCGGGCCTGCGGACCTGCTCCACGACAAGCCGCTGACGGCGCGGGTCGTCGCCGTCGCGCTGGCGACCCTCGTGTCCTGGCTGGGCAACCGCCACTGGACGTTCGCGGACCAGCGTTCGCACCGCCGAGGACGCGAGCTCGCCCTGTTCACCGTCATCAACCTCCTCGGCATCGCGGCGACGGTGGGGACGCTCGCGTTCTCGCACTACGTGCTCGGCCGGTCCGGGCCCTTCGCCGACAACGTGGCGAATCTCGTCGGCATCGCCCTCGGCACGGTGGTGCGCTACGTCGGGTACAAGCTCTGGGTGTTCACGGGTCCGTCCGGCCCGCCCACAGCGCTCGCCCAGGTGGGTCACAGCGCACGGCACGCGGTCGAGTTGCGGGAAGGTCCCGACCGAGGTACCTGA
- a CDS encoding GDP-L-fucose synthase family protein has product MSDRVLVTGASGVVGRAVVAELIRTGYDVVGTASSDGDLRRVEDATQLVESNRPDVVVHLAGRVHGLMGNIAAQGRAYLDNVQINTNVIEAARAAGVRKVVAMGSTAVYSDVVPLPMREADLWRGAPHGSEFGYAHAKRAMVAQLEAYAQEYGMSYAFVVSTNLYGPGDKFDEAHGHVLPSLVSKFHRAVRDDTPVEVWGTGTPTRDFLFADDAAHALRLILESGTGVINMATGTSVTIKEAVETLGEVSGFRGEVRWDSTKPDGQHARAYDTTRLRELGWAPRHSLGEGLAKTYAWYAANAATARR; this is encoded by the coding sequence GTGTCCGATCGAGTTCTCGTCACCGGCGCATCCGGGGTCGTCGGCCGAGCCGTCGTCGCCGAGCTCATCCGGACGGGCTACGACGTCGTCGGCACCGCCAGCTCCGACGGCGACCTCCGCCGGGTGGAGGACGCGACGCAGCTCGTCGAGAGCAACCGGCCCGACGTGGTCGTCCACCTCGCTGGGCGCGTCCACGGGCTCATGGGGAACATCGCCGCTCAGGGCCGGGCGTACCTCGACAACGTGCAGATCAACACGAACGTGATCGAGGCCGCGCGCGCCGCCGGCGTCCGCAAGGTCGTGGCCATGGGCTCGACCGCCGTGTACTCCGACGTCGTCCCGCTGCCGATGCGGGAGGCTGACCTCTGGCGCGGGGCCCCGCACGGCTCCGAGTTCGGCTACGCCCACGCGAAGCGCGCGATGGTGGCGCAGCTCGAGGCGTACGCCCAGGAGTACGGCATGAGCTACGCGTTCGTCGTCTCGACGAACCTGTACGGCCCGGGCGACAAGTTCGACGAGGCGCACGGCCACGTGCTGCCGTCGCTGGTCTCCAAGTTCCACCGCGCCGTCCGGGACGACACGCCGGTCGAGGTGTGGGGCACCGGGACCCCGACGCGCGACTTCCTGTTCGCGGACGACGCGGCGCACGCGCTCCGGCTCATCCTCGAGAGCGGCACCGGCGTCATCAACATGGCGACCGGGACCTCCGTGACGATTAAAGAGGCGGTCGAGACGCTCGGCGAGGTGTCGGGCTTCCGCGGCGAGGTGCGGTGGGACTCCACCAAGCCCGACGGGCAGCACGCCCGCGCCTACGACACGACCCGCCTGCGCGAGCTCGGCTGGGCACCACGGCACTCCCTCGGTGAGGGCCTCGCGAAGACCTACGCGTGGTACGCGGCGAACGCCGCGACCGCGCGCCGATGA
- a CDS encoding ABC transporter ATP-binding protein, which yields MDPNLPTPSTPASPGAPAVRARGLTKVYGRGEAEVRALAGVDVDFAAGQFTAIMGPSGSGKSTLMHVLAGLDAATAGSAFLGATDVTTLGDDALTRLRRDRVGFVFQSFNLLPMFTAEQNILLPLELAGAKADRAWFDTLVATLGLGQRLTHRPSELSGGQQQRVAIARALIAKPEVVFADEPTGNLDSRAGAEVLSFLRRSVRELGRTVIMVTHDPTAAAYADRVVLLADGRIAGDIVDPTPEAVLTGLDALRQLEVAEVAAKAGA from the coding sequence GTGGACCCGAACCTGCCCACCCCCAGCACACCCGCCAGCCCCGGCGCCCCCGCCGTCCGCGCCCGCGGCCTCACCAAGGTCTACGGCCGCGGCGAGGCGGAGGTCCGGGCGCTCGCCGGGGTGGACGTGGACTTCGCCGCCGGCCAGTTCACCGCGATCATGGGGCCGTCCGGCTCCGGCAAGTCCACGCTCATGCACGTGCTCGCGGGCCTGGACGCCGCCACCGCGGGCTCCGCCTTCCTCGGCGCGACCGACGTCACGACCCTCGGCGACGACGCCCTCACCCGGCTGCGCCGCGACCGCGTGGGCTTCGTCTTCCAGTCCTTCAACCTGCTGCCGATGTTCACCGCCGAGCAGAACATCCTGCTGCCGCTGGAGCTCGCCGGCGCGAAGGCCGACCGCGCGTGGTTCGACACGCTGGTGGCCACGCTCGGCCTCGGGCAGCGCCTCACGCACCGGCCGTCCGAGCTCTCCGGCGGCCAGCAGCAGCGCGTGGCCATCGCCCGCGCGCTCATCGCGAAGCCGGAGGTCGTGTTCGCCGACGAGCCCACCGGCAACCTCGACTCGCGCGCCGGCGCGGAGGTGCTGAGCTTCCTGCGCCGCTCGGTCCGCGAGCTCGGGCGCACCGTCATCATGGTCACGCACGACCCGACCGCCGCCGCCTACGCCGACCGCGTCGTGCTGCTGGCCGACGGGCGGATCGCCGGCGACATCGTCGACCCGACGCCCGAGGCGGTCCTCACCGGGCTGGACGCCCTGCGCCAGCTCGAGGTCGCCGAGGTCGCGGCGAAGGCGGGTGCGTGA
- a CDS encoding methyltransferase domain-containing protein, giving the protein MKKMADLAADVMQVRSELARVDELVREAADEVHAARTQLADVSGAVHAAREELAHLRGSVFEAREELAHLRGSVSEGRRVAAEDAAHLHGAVVEVRKVVDQTNGVVETLGEQTIDNRLGVLRGLLSRVEHYQPTYGLAGLVATPQRESRDRAEQIARALGAVGGLRVLDLGTSLGYFALYLADRGAKSTGWDFKPDNVAIARLISDITGVRAEFHERTIDEATVEAVPTGSFDVVLALSVLHHVIAIEGLESAQRIVAALFERAPVMVVELAAKGEDPDLYWDAAQPEDPLDVFALVRDELDLEVLGSHGTHLSAHERPLVVARRRQVVTVGGRSFPYDEQRQEPYPGAPIGSAKAYRHYYTSADHVVKQYWFDEAQPANWRQIVNELSFFTSVLPLEDVYRAPELVAFDVDATSARLAFRRTPGALLGAAGPLALPEVERVARDVLRTLAELRRAGLFHNDVRSWNIVANDEGGWLIDYGLSGAVGYDDDIAGLLWALHAAATGAREAAVRTAPAPDAAAFTGSDRLLALHAAVAEGERDPARLGALLAE; this is encoded by the coding sequence ATGAAGAAGATGGCGGACCTCGCCGCGGACGTGATGCAGGTCCGCTCCGAGCTGGCCCGGGTCGACGAACTGGTCCGGGAGGCGGCCGACGAGGTGCACGCGGCACGGACACAGCTCGCCGACGTGTCCGGGGCCGTGCACGCGGCCCGGGAGGAGCTCGCGCACCTGCGGGGGTCGGTGTTCGAGGCCCGGGAGGAGCTCGCGCACCTGCGCGGGTCGGTCTCCGAGGGCCGGCGGGTCGCGGCGGAGGACGCGGCGCACCTGCACGGTGCCGTGGTCGAGGTGCGCAAGGTCGTCGACCAGACGAACGGCGTGGTGGAGACCCTCGGCGAGCAGACGATCGACAACCGCCTGGGCGTCCTCCGCGGGCTGCTCTCGCGCGTCGAGCACTACCAGCCGACGTACGGCCTCGCCGGCCTGGTCGCGACCCCGCAGCGCGAGTCGCGCGACCGGGCCGAGCAGATCGCCCGCGCCCTAGGTGCGGTGGGCGGCCTGCGCGTGCTGGACCTCGGCACGTCGCTCGGCTACTTCGCTCTGTACCTCGCGGATCGCGGCGCGAAGTCGACGGGATGGGACTTCAAGCCGGACAACGTCGCCATCGCCCGGCTGATCTCCGACATCACGGGCGTCCGCGCGGAGTTCCACGAGCGCACGATCGACGAAGCCACCGTGGAGGCCGTCCCGACCGGCAGCTTCGACGTGGTGCTCGCGCTCTCGGTCCTGCACCACGTCATCGCGATCGAGGGCCTGGAGTCGGCCCAGCGGATCGTGGCCGCGCTGTTCGAGCGGGCCCCCGTGATGGTGGTCGAGCTCGCGGCGAAGGGCGAGGACCCGGACCTGTACTGGGACGCGGCCCAGCCGGAGGACCCGCTCGACGTGTTCGCGCTAGTGCGGGACGAGCTCGATCTCGAGGTGCTCGGCAGCCACGGCACGCACCTGTCGGCGCACGAGCGCCCTCTCGTCGTGGCCCGCCGGCGGCAGGTCGTCACGGTCGGTGGCCGCTCCTTCCCGTACGACGAGCAGCGCCAGGAGCCGTACCCGGGCGCGCCGATCGGCTCGGCCAAGGCCTACCGGCACTACTACACGTCGGCCGACCACGTGGTGAAGCAGTACTGGTTCGACGAGGCCCAGCCCGCGAACTGGCGGCAGATCGTCAACGAGCTGAGCTTCTTCACGTCGGTCCTGCCGCTCGAGGACGTCTACCGCGCGCCGGAGCTCGTCGCCTTCGACGTCGACGCGACGTCGGCGCGGCTGGCCTTCCGCCGGACGCCGGGCGCCCTGCTCGGCGCCGCCGGACCGCTCGCGCTGCCCGAGGTGGAGCGGGTCGCGCGGGACGTGCTCCGCACGCTCGCCGAGCTGCGGCGCGCGGGGCTGTTCCACAACGACGTGCGTTCGTGGAACATCGTCGCGAACGACGAGGGCGGGTGGCTGATCGACTACGGGCTCTCCGGTGCCGTGGGGTACGACGACGACATCGCGGGGTTGCTGTGGGCGCTGCACGCCGCGGCGACCGGGGCCCGCGAGGCGGCCGTGCGGACGGCGCCGGCGCCGGACGCCGCCGCGTTCACCGGGTCGGACCGCCTCCTCGCGCTGCACGCCGCGGTGGCGGAGGGCGAGCGCGACCCCGCCCGGCTCGGCGCGCTGCTCGCGGAGTGA
- a CDS encoding glycosyltransferase encodes MTAPAGTAAVCVVGRTDFHSGMGTVTAAACEALARSFPVVLLPTRDFAASAGRDVQLPSGRRIPVVTSSEGYPVVLYADVLWNGAFDFNHRLVPDSGALRVAHIPYDSDELPPEWVDILNDRFDAVLFSSAHLEQVARASGVRCAVGTLPIALELERLLAAPYRRPAPGTTVIGSLSAFHDRKNLEPLVEAFVAAYGSDESVRLRLHSNLAIGGVYERVTALARTAPAQNVEITHGNLSVAERDALLSSFDGYVNCSSGEGYSIGPREALALGKPAALSDIGAHADLQGLPGVVPIAPAGRMPARYAEIDNRVFGAQSIVTAEAIGAALVELVGYCRSADLVPDAPVRRQRAAEFTLRTLTPAYERLVDPDSAAVRPRVPASPFTRLDEVAPLARAATGRHARRARPRGRLVVPLHDGGFFSIFNTYMTHLVWGLRDERVGMVLPHWDVTGLLERSEGRLTSYCYSNPGDGNMWLKLFEPLYDLTAAEMEDPAFLADGAFHPADLHNAGREPLLTHINAYELYRRPWFPRFRQQYHGILSDHVRLRPELRTELDGRLAPFRDDRLVVAVHVKHPSHAVEQPGLVMANHQTYVREVEAVVRERGVAVGSDDWRVFVATDQERVVDLFRETFGEHVIVFDDVDRVETATDEEFDRLDRDEQLREVHQLQHLRAADGSQRSWRLAWEVWRDAEAMAASDALLHVVSNVSTAVSYLGTRVEMRYLAP; translated from the coding sequence GTGACGGCTCCCGCCGGCACGGCGGCGGTCTGCGTCGTCGGGCGCACCGACTTCCACTCCGGCATGGGCACGGTCACGGCCGCGGCCTGCGAGGCCCTGGCGCGCAGCTTCCCGGTCGTCCTGCTGCCGACGCGCGACTTCGCCGCGTCCGCGGGCCGGGACGTCCAGCTCCCCTCCGGGCGCCGCATCCCGGTCGTGACGTCCAGCGAGGGCTACCCCGTCGTGCTCTACGCCGACGTCCTGTGGAACGGCGCATTCGACTTCAACCACCGCCTGGTCCCCGACTCCGGCGCCCTGCGCGTCGCGCACATCCCGTACGACTCCGACGAGCTCCCGCCCGAGTGGGTCGACATCCTCAACGACCGGTTCGACGCGGTGCTCTTCTCCTCTGCGCACCTGGAGCAGGTCGCGCGCGCCTCGGGGGTCCGCTGCGCCGTCGGGACCCTGCCCATCGCGCTCGAGCTCGAGCGCCTGCTCGCCGCGCCGTACCGGCGCCCGGCGCCCGGCACCACCGTGATCGGCTCGCTGTCGGCGTTCCACGACCGGAAGAACCTCGAGCCGCTGGTCGAGGCGTTCGTCGCCGCGTACGGGTCGGACGAGTCGGTCCGGCTGCGCCTGCACTCGAACCTGGCGATCGGCGGCGTGTACGAGCGGGTCACCGCGCTCGCGCGGACGGCGCCGGCCCAGAACGTCGAGATCACGCACGGCAACCTCAGCGTCGCGGAGCGCGACGCCCTGCTCAGCTCCTTCGACGGCTACGTCAACTGCTCGAGCGGCGAGGGGTACTCGATCGGGCCGCGCGAGGCGCTCGCCCTCGGGAAGCCCGCCGCCCTCTCCGACATCGGCGCGCACGCCGACCTCCAGGGCCTGCCGGGCGTCGTCCCCATCGCCCCGGCCGGGCGCATGCCCGCGCGGTACGCCGAGATCGACAACCGCGTGTTCGGCGCGCAGTCCATCGTCACGGCCGAGGCGATCGGTGCCGCCCTCGTCGAGCTCGTCGGCTACTGCCGCTCGGCCGACCTCGTCCCGGACGCCCCGGTCCGCCGGCAGCGCGCGGCGGAGTTCACGCTCCGGACGCTCACCCCGGCCTACGAGCGGCTCGTCGACCCGGACAGCGCAGCCGTGCGCCCGCGCGTGCCGGCGTCGCCCTTCACCCGGCTGGACGAGGTCGCGCCCCTGGCCCGGGCGGCCACCGGCCGGCACGCTCGACGCGCACGGCCGCGTGGACGCCTCGTCGTGCCGCTGCACGACGGCGGGTTCTTCTCGATCTTCAACACCTACATGACCCACCTGGTCTGGGGCCTGCGCGACGAGCGCGTCGGCATGGTGCTGCCGCACTGGGACGTCACCGGGCTGCTCGAGCGGTCCGAGGGCCGCCTGACCAGCTACTGCTACAGCAACCCCGGCGACGGCAACATGTGGCTCAAGCTCTTCGAGCCGCTGTACGACCTGACCGCCGCCGAGATGGAGGACCCGGCATTCCTCGCCGACGGTGCCTTCCACCCCGCCGACCTGCACAACGCCGGCCGCGAGCCGCTGCTCACGCACATCAACGCGTACGAGCTGTACCGGCGCCCCTGGTTCCCGCGCTTCCGGCAGCAGTACCACGGCATCCTGTCCGACCACGTGCGGCTCCGCCCGGAGCTCCGCACGGAGCTCGACGGGCGGCTGGCGCCGTTCCGGGACGACCGTCTGGTCGTCGCGGTCCACGTCAAGCACCCGAGCCACGCGGTCGAGCAGCCGGGCCTGGTGATGGCGAACCACCAGACCTACGTGCGCGAGGTCGAGGCGGTCGTGCGGGAGCGCGGCGTGGCTGTCGGCTCCGACGACTGGCGCGTCTTCGTCGCCACCGACCAGGAGCGGGTCGTCGACCTGTTCCGGGAGACGTTCGGGGAGCACGTCATCGTGTTCGACGACGTGGACCGCGTCGAGACCGCCACCGACGAGGAGTTCGACCGGCTCGACCGGGACGAGCAGCTCCGCGAGGTGCACCAGCTCCAGCACCTGCGCGCCGCGGACGGCAGCCAGAGGTCCTGGCGGCTCGCCTGGGAGGTCTGGCGCGACGCGGAGGCCATGGCGGCCTCGGACGCGCTGCTGCACGTCGTCAGCAACGTCTCGACCGCGGTGTCCTACCTGGGCACGCGCGTCGAGATGCGGTACCTGGCCCCGTAG
- a CDS encoding sensor histidine kinase, which translates to MTWWERLTRWEERHQLGIDLTLVLATGAFVVPLSASIASSYGESVATGLLWSSLLWLPLGWRRRNPVASVVLVYAAGLAHVVAGAATFLPTDLAVLVALYSVTLHGPRWAHRTAIASALVGSLLLASVMVMQVFGVTGAADAAASLVAIWAFCSVCALATWAFGLMRRARRETIGALRDRAERLEVERDQQTRIATAAERTRIAREMHDIVAHSLSVIIAQADGGRYAAAADPDAATRALSTVSETGRAALADMRRLLGVLREPDGSPGDAAAPFTPQPAAEDLETLVEQVRASGVRASLVRMGTPRPLPPGVGLAVYRICQEALTNVLKHAGPDPTVTVLVQWQPAGLVLEVTDDGRGAAADSDGAGHGLVGMRERVAMIGGRFTAGPRPGGGFRVRAEVPLPAGASA; encoded by the coding sequence ATGACCTGGTGGGAGCGCCTCACGCGGTGGGAGGAACGCCACCAGCTCGGCATCGACCTGACCCTGGTGCTGGCCACCGGGGCGTTCGTCGTCCCGCTGTCCGCGTCGATCGCGAGCTCGTACGGCGAGTCGGTCGCCACGGGCCTGCTGTGGTCGAGCCTGCTGTGGCTCCCGCTCGGCTGGCGACGGCGCAACCCCGTGGCCTCCGTGGTGCTGGTGTACGCGGCCGGGCTCGCGCACGTCGTCGCCGGCGCGGCCACGTTCCTGCCCACCGACCTCGCTGTGCTGGTGGCCCTGTACTCGGTCACCCTGCACGGGCCCCGGTGGGCGCACCGCACGGCGATCGCGTCGGCCCTGGTGGGCAGCCTGCTCCTCGCCTCCGTGATGGTGATGCAGGTGTTCGGCGTGACCGGCGCGGCGGACGCCGCGGCGTCCCTCGTGGCGATCTGGGCGTTCTGCTCCGTCTGCGCCCTGGCCACGTGGGCGTTCGGGCTCATGCGCCGGGCGCGCCGGGAGACGATCGGGGCGCTGCGCGACCGCGCCGAGCGCCTCGAGGTCGAGCGCGACCAGCAGACCCGGATCGCCACGGCCGCCGAGCGGACCCGGATCGCGCGCGAGATGCACGACATCGTGGCGCACTCGCTGTCGGTCATCATCGCGCAGGCGGACGGCGGCCGGTACGCCGCGGCGGCCGACCCGGACGCCGCCACCCGCGCCCTGTCGACCGTCTCCGAGACCGGACGGGCGGCGCTGGCCGACATGCGCCGGCTGCTCGGCGTGCTGCGCGAGCCGGACGGGTCGCCCGGGGACGCGGCCGCCCCGTTCACGCCCCAGCCGGCCGCCGAGGACCTGGAGACCCTGGTCGAGCAGGTGCGCGCCTCGGGCGTCCGGGCCTCGCTCGTGCGCATGGGCACGCCCCGGCCGCTGCCGCCCGGCGTCGGGCTCGCGGTCTACCGGATCTGCCAGGAGGCGCTGACCAACGTCCTCAAGCACGCCGGCCCCGACCCGACGGTCACGGTGCTCGTGCAGTGGCAGCCCGCGGGCCTGGTGCTGGAGGTGACCGACGACGGCCGCGGAGCCGCCGCCGACTCCGACGGCGCCGGGCACGGCCTGGTGGGCATGCGCGAGCGCGTCGCCATGATCGGCGGGCGGTTCACCGCCGGGCCGCGCCCCGGGGGCGGGTTCCGGGTGCGCGCCGAGGTGCCGCTGCCGGCCGGCGCGTCCGCCTAG